The stretch of DNA CTGCAGAGTGGTTGCCCAAGATGTCAGCCCATTCTTCATGGTAAGACATGCATGCTGAGTATATATTCTAATAATTCTCTTTTCCCAGTCCGAGACTCCGAGTCCCAGTACCAGTCCACCATATTTAGAAACATTAAAACTATGCACTAACAGAGCCCTCTCAGGCCATTAGGATTCCCAGCCGTAGGATCTGGTGTTCTGGCCGTTAGATCTCGTTCTTATCCCGCATGGCCTTTGTAATCTGACCACTAACCTGCTCAACAGGAATGGGCTGCTGCTCCGGTAACTAAATTGGACATCTCCTGTGATTTTGGGCCAATTGGGTTGATGTGATGTAGGCCTGCGGTCTGACCACGCCAGCGACAGGGTAGCGCTCTCAAAGAGGGCGGCAACGCCGTCATCATCGTTGTCGACTCGTCAGTTATTGGCAACGTAAATCGCAGTTGCTGCAAGTCATTACTGGCAATCGATGTGTGATGATAATTGCAGGTTAGTTACTATTGTGATTCACCTTCTTCCTTTCGAGGCTCGCGTATATAATCACCAGCAGGCCTTCCAGGTCGTATCCTCCTCGCCGATGCCTACCACCTCCCAGCAATGGCGACCCCGCTCGATGGCCGCAAGTGACGGCGCGTGCGAGCCGTGCGAGCTACAATGGTCATCCATTCCCTTACAGCCCTACCTTGTTCATGCGCTGCTGGATGGGACACCATCTGTAAGACGACCCCTTCAAACCTTAAAGCATTCATGTCTGAATCTAATGGATGGAAGGGAACTTTGTATTAACTTGCTTTGTCCAATAATTCATCTACCAATTTGTTGTCAAAATCATCGTGAGAAATATATTGTGATCTTAGATCCAAACTAAGTTTTCTTATTGATCTGGTGTGCTAAAAATTCAATTGCAGGAGAGCTATTCCGTATGATCATCTAATTTCTACACGTGCCTTTCCTATGGAACTGCAGAGTGGTTGCCCAAGATGTCAGCCCATTCTTCATGGTAAGACATGCATGCTGAGTATATATTCTAATAATTCTCTTTTCCCAGTCCGAGACTCCGAGTCCCAGTACCAGTCCACCATATTCTTATAAATTCTGAATATTGTCTGTCCAGCTTATTTCAAATTATAAAATTTAACAGTATAAGATTATATTCATAGTCAATACTTGCACAAAAAGCTGCTCATGTCCTTGCTGTGGAATGGAGACTTGCAGTTGCTTAACTGGTCAGTGAACTCTCTATAgttatctactccctccgttcctaaataacGTATAAGACCTTTTATAGATAATCTAATagggactacatatggagcaaaatgagtgaatctacactctaaaatatgtctatacaTCCGTACGTATAGTCTATATGGAAATTTCTAAAAGTGCTTATACTTAGAAAGGGAGGGACTAAATGTCAATATAGCTCAAGATACCCTGAAGGTCTTGAATGAAAGTAGTGGAGCGCTGTACAAGCAGTCAAGCATAAGCAAATTGATGGCCACTTATTCGGTGTTACAGCTAAACCAGAAAGCACACTTCTTATTTTATCCATGAATGCTCTCACTGTTGCCATTGTTTTGTGCCATCTCTTACTTGTTTCACAGAAATTTCATCGCAGATCTATTGCAGTGTCATTTTCAATCCTGATCATTCATGGATGCATTCACTGTTGCCATTTTTGTACCCTGAAGATCTACGACAGTGTCGACTAAACCATGTGCTTTCTCATATTTAAAAACGTCTAATGAAACTGAACGAAATAACATGACTTCTACATGGATTTCCCTGATGAACATTAGCCTGTTATGGAAATCCAACCAAGTAAAATATTGTCTTGTCACCGAAAGATGAATTGAAGTCTTTCTGTAACAAGACCAAATTCAGGTACAGTACGGGATTAGTTAATCTCAACTCTGGAGGGAAATTATCAAACTTTGTTCTTACCTTGTTTCAAACTGAGCAAAGCAATGGCAAGTTTATGTTGACCTCTGTATGGGAGACAGCCTGTGTGCTTGTGATTGTTCAATATGATTTTCAGTTAATACAAGTCTAGCTACTATCGTCGAAGCTGGTTTATTGTTATATAATTTTACTTTAGATGTACATGATGCGAGTTTAAAGTATTTGATTAAGTCATAGCTAAGTGTGTTTTAGCCAACTTGAATAATTATCGGGGTAGGCTGTGCTTAGAGATTACATGCTAAACGGGTGTTAACTATTTACTCTAGCTATTTCGTTAAACTGTTTAGTGGCGGGCTACATCAAGTTCCCAAGAGTTTACTAAAGATGTGGCTATGTGATCTTTGTGTAAACAAGAGCTTAGTAACGATGTTTTTGTGCCACAATGGAGACAACTCATCAGTACCATTCTGCTCCTTTTCTTATTATTTTTGGAGTGTCACTAATCCAACCATCTCAGTCTATTTAGCGTTTCTAGCCATCAGATCGAGACTTTGGGTAATTATGAATTCATGGTGTAAAAAATTCCCATCAATGGACATCATTATTCATGCATGTGAAGGTACGCAACAAAGCTACAGAGAATCATCATTGTCGATAGAATAATAAGAATGTTAAATACTATCACTCTAAATCTGTAGATAGTGTCTAGTTCTAGCTATTTAAACCAAAATTGTATTTTGTATTCTGACAGTCCCGGTTTTATACcccgcgcgcacacacacaaggCCATTCTCTTCCGTTATTTGTCGAGACGTACTTAGTATCTATCAAATTATAGTATATAGTATCAACTTAGTATTTAAACCAAATCTCTATTGTGTATTCAGAGTCACATCTTCTGTTTTGGACTTGACTGGGAACTCTTCACATACTCAGCTATTTGGTGAGCTAAAGAAAATTCTGATCACAAAATTCTTTCATTTTCGTTTTCATTAGGTCAAGTTTAATGCTTAACCTGACACTATTTTCCCAGTACTACCAAATCTAAAACAAAGTATATTGTCATGCTATTATTTGGTAGTTGGTAGATTGCATGCACATGCTTTCCTGATTGTTGTTTCAAGTATAAACAAGCATGTTGAACTCTTTTTTGTTTCATCAGGTTCTGAGGCACCCGAGGAAGCAAGACTAAACAAAGTGGACACTTTTGGCCACTCAAACTGGATGATCATGACATCCAAAGAACAGTTCATCTCCATTACaacatcattttcatcctttcttGGTCTGTAATAATTACCAGCCTTATTGCTTGGTCTGCAGAAACATAACTGTTCCTGAGCTATTGCACAAGTAGTCAAGTACTCTGTTGCATTATCATTTTTGCAAAATTATGTCATGGTTGTGATGAACTGTTGTTGCTATGATGAGACATTGATTCCAAGTCATGCAAAAATTAAGTTGTTGCTGTGATGATCCACAGAGATCACATTTCTATTTTGATTATCCAATTATCTTTGTGGCAAATTTATGTCGTGGTTGtgatgtgttggaaatatgccctagaggcaataataaaagcattattattatatttccttgttcatgataattgtctttattcatgctataattgtgttatccggaaatcgtaatacatgtgtgaataacagacaccaacatgtccctagtaagcctctagttgactagctcgttgatcaacagatagtcatggtttcctgactatggacattggatgtcattgataacgagatcacatcattaggagaatgatgtgatggacaagacccaatcctaaacatagcataagatcgtatagtttgtttgctagagtttttccaatgtcaagtatcctttccttagaccatgagatcgtgtaactcccggataccgtaggagtgctttgggtataccaaacgtcacaacgtaactgggtgactataaaggtagactacgggtatctccgaaagtgtctgttgggttgacacggatcaagactgggatttgtcactccgtatgacggagaggtatcactgggcccactcggtaatgcatcatcattatgagctcaaagtgaccaagtgtctggtcacgggatcatgcattacggtacgagtaaagtgacttgccggtaacgagattgaacgaggtattgggataccgacgatcgaatctcgggcaagtaacataccgattgacaaagggaattgtatacggggttgcttgaatccttagcatcgtggttcatccaatgagatcatcgtggagcatgtgggagccaacatgggtatccagatcccgctgttggttattggccggagaaccgtctcggtcatgtctacgtgtctcccgaacccgtagggtctacacacttaaggttcggtgacgctagggttgtagggatatgtatatgcagtaacccgaatgttgttcggagtcccggatgagatcccggacgtcacgaggagtttcggaatggtccggaggtaaagaattatatataggaagtgctatttcggccatcgggacaagtttcggggtcaccggtattgtaccgggaccaccaaaagggtcccgggggtctaccgggtggggccacctatcccggagggccccatgggctgaagtgggaagggacccagcccaaagtgggctggggcgccactcccctaagggcccatgcgcctagggttgggggaaaccctaaaggggggcgccccctttcttggggggcaagccccccacccctggccgcccccccccctaggagattgcatctcctagggccggcgccccccccttaggccccctatatatagtgggggggagggaggacctctcacctttgcctttggtgcctccctctccctctccaacacccctcctcctccatagtgcttggcgaagccctgacggagtactgcagctccaccatcaccacgccgtcgtgctgctgctggagccatcttcctcaacctctccttctcccttgctggatcaagaagaaggagacgttacactgaccgtacgtgtgttgaacgcggaggtgccgtccgttcggtgctaggatctccgatgatttggatcacgttgtgtacgacttcctcatccccgttctttgaacgcttccgcgcgtgatctataaaggtatgtagatgcaatccaatcactcgttgctagatgaaatcatagatggatcttggtgaaaccgtaggaaaatttttgttttctgcaacgttccccaacatgatgAACCGTTGTTGCTATGATGTGATGAGCTGCAAAGATCATGTTTTTATATTGGTTATCCAATAGTACAAAGGCAGTCCCCAGCTGCCAAACAATATTTTTATGTGCAAGGGAATGTGGGGATTGGGATTGGAGAGAGTGTGGGGAATTTGAGGGGGTTGAGTGAAGGGAAGGGGATCACCAAATCCCATACAACCCCCAACCTCTTGAGGGCTGGAAAAACCCTTGTGCCAAACAAGGCCCGAGTAAGAAATAAAATACCTAGTTGAGCAATTTATACTTGTTGAAGATACCCGTTGGTGCTAATTTAGTTTATCTGGTCTTAATTTCTAATTAAGTGTGCGCTGACTAATGATTAAATAGGGTATACATGATCTCCCACTGCTCCAATTTGGTCAGAGGGACTAACGCTTGTCTGTGGTCGTCCGGTGGCGTTGCAACTCGTGTGGCAATGACGATGGTGGCAAGAAGAGCTGGGTCGTGGCATGTTCTTCTGTTCGACACATCCTAACCGTGGAGTTGGAGCTTGTAGCGATGCAGGCCGACGTGGTCACAATGATGCCATCTGATGGGCAAGTCAAGCTATGCTGGTGCATCACATAGGCCGATAGGGTTCTCATGTGTTGTTCATTTGAATGGGCCTCGAGTTGCTTGCTTTGGGTAGAGGTGATATTGTAAGCAACCTTGACAGTGTCCTCTCCTTGACAGTGTGTGTGTTTTGTGGGTAGCCAGGTCAGTCGAGATGCTCTATTGTGTGGGCATCTTTTAACGGTTTTCGCTCATGTTTCTGGAAATTAACGAGGTAACTCTCTTGTATCTTTTTCTAGTGAATCGGAGCACCAAGGAACATGACGTAAAAAATATTGCTTTCAAAGGAGATGTGCATATCCGGTCATTCCTGTACTAGAACCATATTAtttatctatatctatatctatacctactattaaagggaggTGATATTCTTGGTTTCGTCCTGCTTTGTCTGGTCCCGCTTTAATTAATTTCACGTATGTTATTTGGTGTCGTTACTTGCCATCCGTTTTGGCCCAACGGAGAAAGCCCACCTGGTGGCGCACTGTGGCCTATGCCCGGAGAGCTGGCCAAAAAAATTAAAATTGCCGATGGGAGGGTTTGATCCCATGACTTGCCAACCGGTCACACACAGACTGTCGGCCCACTGTGGGCTAGGCCCGAAGAGCTAGCAAAAAAAAATTGCCGATGGGAGGGTTCGATCCTATGACCTGCCAACCAGTCACCCACGGTCTTTCCAACTGACCCAACTCACAAATGTGATGGAACCTGGTGGCGCACTTTGGCCTAGGCCTGGAGAGCTAGCAAAAAAAATTAAACGATGGGAGGGTTCAGTCTCATGACCTGCCGGTCACGTCCAACTGACCCAACTAACAATTGTGATGAAAAGAGAAGTTTCATTAAATTATTTAAAAAACTCATGTGTTCAAAAATTTAAGTTTAGAAAATACAACTTAATAAAAAACttcaaattttgaaaaagtttCTTTTCTTTAAGTAGAGAAAAATTCATGTTTTCCTGAAAGCAAAAGATAATCAAATGTCAGCGAGAATTcgtttctcccgttgcaacggacGGATGTATTTCCTAGATAAAGGTTTCACCTGATGCTAGAATTGCTAAATTGCAAGATATTTTTTCTCCTCTCTCGTTGCAACGCCCATGCATGTTTGCTATATTACAAAAACATATTCACAAAATCAAGAGTTTCGACTAATTTTTACTCAAAGATTTTTATATGAGACAGTAAACATCACTAACTTGTCAACAATGGCAGTAGTGTCATGGAAACAACACATGTGGCAGCACGTCTCTTAAATAAAGTTtaatctttacctaataataaagcaaattgggTTTCTTTCGTTCGTCATGGCATTTTTCAGAAACGTCCCTCTATTTCAGAGAATTCAACCCGCAGTTCTGTTTTAAGTTAAAACGAATCGTTATTTTTGTATTTTATACAAAAGTCCCTGTCTTTTCTTGAAATCAACCCGCCATCCGGAATTAAGTCACACCTGAACTgttattttacatttttcgaataccccctgatgttttaggtaattcatcggtggatcatatttaagtcaaacaaatgctttttaaaatcatctatatcttttaaaccgtaactacgatttgaacatgttatatatgaaatttgattagaaaaatatgtagaatatgaatatgagattatttttacctgttaagtattttaaaataattttttggaatatatttgagtcaaaccaaatgattttTTAAATTATctatatcttttaaaccgtaacttcgattttaaaatattatatatgaaattttattagaaaaatgtgtgcaatctaaatatgatgttaattttacctgttaaatatttttaaaattttttttggaagcaaacttataatttatagTGCAAGATCCATTTTTTCCATACCGACGGCGATCcagattgcaaataaacaccccactataACCATATAAGGAAAATAAAAcatcgataactacacatgcatacctctgaaaaatgtATACCTCTGAAAAcatcgataactacacatgcatacctctgaaaaCATCGATaacaacagatttctcatcgcgagaatgagagaaagcgagcgagcgagcgagagagggagggagggagggagggggagagagagacgccttaggattaatcatattcaacacacgttttttgttattttgtgtgaacaccgaggccatcgccggcgagggtgagaaggaggataagcggcaacacaaatatgatcCTTGCAAAAATAAAGAAGACGAACCTATTGTgatcttgggtgatagttgttgagttaagagtgtgtgttatgttttctctcccgttgcaacgcacgggccggCCTTGTTGTCATGATCGACTTGGCGACACAGAAACGGCCGGCACCTAGGTGCAGGAGGTGCGATCCTAGCTCGGTACCCTCAGGGATAGCAAATCCCTCCCACTCTTGGAATGCCACGGCAGCACCCAGGTCTGATGCGCAGAGGACGCCACCCCCCTTTGCCGAGACACCAAACCAGAGATCGTACTCCGGAACATATTCTGCAAGTCCTTTAAACGGCAGCGGCCAGGCACCACTCTTGCTCCACTTACCGCTCACCATGTCCAAGCAGTAGGTGCTGAGGCTCCCTGTGGATATCAAGATGCTTGAGCTATTGACCATAGTGCACGCGGTGATCACACCAGAACGGTCGACACCATAGCCAGGGGCATAGACATAAGGCGGCGGGGGGATGGAGTGCCAGAAAAAGTCCACCCCCTTGAACATTTTAGGCCTTTCACCATACATAAGCGCCTCGAAAGATTGATGTTCCATCTTTTGATCATTCTTAGGGATCGCCTCCATGACCAACAGGTTGTCACCAACGGCGAGGGGCACTGATTTCCACTTGGCCTTTTTGAGGCTTGGCAACATGCGGACAGCTTGCAGGCCGTCATCATATAAGACGGCTCGACCTCTCTCGTCTGTGCAGACGATCTTGTTCCTGCTGCTGCCGAAGAGCATGAACTCCATTATCTCCCGTCTATGCTCGGACCGAGGAGGATGGAAAGCCATTGTTGGCGGCGGCACAGAATGGTCCTCCACCGCCGCAGCCGCGGAGTCAGGTGCACCCTTGGGGTAAACAATTGTGACGCCTTGATGCGGTGCAGAGTGTATGAACTCCTTTTGACATTCATGGCCGTCATGTACAGGAATTTTCGGTTCATTGTTCAAAGACAGACTTCTCTATGGATCAATTTTGCCAGTCCCTTCTTCTAATAATCGCCTAAGAGACCACACGATTATCTGAAATACAAATTACACGCCTTAAGAGAAAGAACAGTAAATTATTATACTGGCTGCTTCACAGAACAATGACCCAAGGCTACTGACTAGCGGTAGCAGGTTTCATTATTTTTGCACAACTATACCACAAATCATACACAAGTACTATTGCTCCAACAGAAGGAAAAATACTTGGTGAAATTTCTAGGCTATTTAGCCTCTGTATATACTTTCCCTGTTATTTTGAGTAGGTGGTCGCAGGTATAGGGCATGGGCAAAATTCAAAACAACCTGCAGTCCCTAAGAACAAATGCAAAGGTACTATATACAGGTTGGAAAAATAATACTGACACTAGTTTCTTGGCAACATCACGtgatctagtacttggatttgtAGAATAAAACATACATGAGATTATAAAAGGCTCTACGCCTTAATTTGATATGCAGCAGGCTTCTCTAACGTTATAACTTGTACCCTCAACTAAATCACTGATGGATGGATCAAATCTATACTAGAAAATTTAATACTGAAGCAAAGTAGCCATGTACTAGTGCTAACCACCTTCCAGGCTTGCTCAATTTCTTGCTGGAAATTAAAGAAGCGAGGGCTCCAAGGCCAGCTAGAAGGAAGCAAAGCATTCGTAGGAGATCCACAAGGCCCTCGATGTGCCAGCGGCGATACGGGGATGGGGACACGGCAATTTATAGAAACAGCAATACGTCGATA from Triticum urartu cultivar G1812 chromosome 3, Tu2.1, whole genome shotgun sequence encodes:
- the LOC125548836 gene encoding uncharacterized protein LOC125548836, with the protein product MAFHPPRSEHRREIMEFMLFGSSRNKIVCTDERGRAVLYDDGLQAVRMLPSLKKAKWKSVPLAVGDNLLVMEAIPKNDQKMEHQSFEALMYGERPKMFKGVDFFWHSIPPPPYVYAPGYGVDRSGVITACTMVNSSSILISTGSLSTYCLDMVSGKWSKSGAWPLPFKGLAEYVPEYDLWFGVSAKGGGVLCASDLGAAVAFQEWEGFAIPEGTELGSHLLHLGAGRFCVAKSIMTTRPARALQRERKHNTHS